One part of the Natronorubrum sediminis genome encodes these proteins:
- a CDS encoding biotin transporter BioY yields the protein METEQASVDLVEGDVVRQFARAAVLAALLGAVAPIAIPLPLSPAPVTLQVLFVFLAGLVLGPVWGTISILLYLTAGAIGLPVFSGLEAGLGTLFGQTGGFLWSYPLATALIGLIVHRGTSLRDPAAVALPTVIVALVAATVLIYAMGAAYAAWLLELEAWEAIVTFVLFFVPGELLKMAAAIAIVRSGRLEPIQS from the coding sequence ATGGAAACTGAACAGGCTTCGGTGGACCTCGTCGAGGGCGACGTGGTTCGTCAGTTCGCTCGAGCGGCGGTACTCGCCGCGTTGCTCGGTGCCGTCGCTCCGATCGCGATTCCGTTGCCGCTGTCGCCAGCGCCAGTCACCTTGCAGGTACTGTTCGTCTTCCTCGCTGGCCTCGTTCTGGGGCCGGTCTGGGGGACGATTTCGATCCTCTTGTACCTCACCGCAGGGGCGATCGGATTGCCGGTCTTCTCGGGGCTCGAGGCCGGTCTCGGAACGTTGTTCGGCCAGACGGGGGGCTTCCTCTGGTCGTATCCACTCGCCACCGCCCTGATCGGACTGATCGTCCACCGCGGGACGAGCCTGCGCGATCCGGCCGCCGTGGCGCTACCGACCGTGATCGTCGCACTCGTCGCCGCGACGGTTCTCATCTACGCGATGGGTGCCGCCTACGCGGCCTGGCTCTTGGAACTCGAGGCCTGGGAAGCGATCGTCACCTTCGTGCTCTTTTTCGTCCCCGGAGAGCTACTCAAGATGGCCGCTGCGATTGCCATCGTCAGAAGTGGCCGCCTCGAGCCGATTCAATCGTGA
- a CDS encoding polysaccharide deacetylase family protein, with protein sequence MNKEHDSRGPSRRWLLSTVGVASAALAGCTDILSDEGSGDDADDEGSDDSESDSSGDGSAQWPAIEAGEQLSDFENLDEWFPQNSELSAAEDEARIGSQAAVVESDGREARIDMRLDGIDLEEWDVSLAVKPEAADQIVVEFLAPDRDARLNTVRTVPDGYEGWFRLDCGYEHKPEGEPDLSNVSRINVIAVGSEDGETRMLVDDLRRTEAADNGKAILAFYGGHDSHYDIAAEMLEERDWTAAVPMSPDQIDADGRMGLEELQDLQDRGWDICSHPQISTPLPEMPEDRQRDVLETNRDLLEDNGFEDGARHLFVPDDRMDETTVEVARDVHDSAFLFGSCPSGVPPTGMHTIPLIWGPALHNGVRRHINLADQYNQLTVMEVPRIVDEEDVDVDENRMSLDDFEHLLNHIEHRGLDVITPSDLVDGTYESDEADEDHDDGRPEGTILEEGQAYEFDDTGSATESGVDLEEGIASASFTHDGDDEFVVELVASGAGSDVTLVTTDGNTAGESIAAIEEGSYDLEVEADGEWTIDLSQPEVHADDLDELGVEASGTGSSFVGPIWAEDDVRLEVAHDGDGEFLVDGYNADGGSESIVSDTGSFDSSRSFSAGGTVWINVEADGDWSLEATDA encoded by the coding sequence ATGAACAAGGAACACGACTCACGCGGCCCGTCGCGACGATGGCTCTTGAGCACAGTCGGCGTGGCGTCGGCCGCGCTTGCAGGGTGCACGGACATATTGTCCGACGAGGGGTCCGGTGACGACGCAGACGACGAGGGGTCTGACGACTCAGAGAGCGACTCGAGCGGCGATGGCTCCGCACAGTGGCCCGCGATCGAGGCGGGCGAACAGCTCTCCGATTTCGAGAATCTCGACGAGTGGTTCCCACAGAACAGCGAACTCTCGGCGGCCGAGGATGAGGCGCGAATCGGTTCACAGGCGGCCGTCGTCGAGAGCGACGGTCGCGAGGCCAGAATCGACATGCGCCTCGACGGGATCGATCTCGAGGAGTGGGACGTCTCGCTGGCCGTGAAGCCGGAAGCGGCAGACCAGATCGTCGTCGAATTCCTCGCGCCGGATCGAGACGCGCGTCTCAACACCGTCAGAACGGTTCCGGACGGCTACGAGGGCTGGTTCCGCCTCGACTGTGGCTACGAGCACAAACCCGAGGGCGAACCCGATCTCTCGAATGTCAGTCGGATCAACGTCATCGCAGTCGGTTCGGAAGACGGCGAGACGCGGATGCTCGTCGACGACCTCCGACGGACGGAGGCGGCCGACAACGGGAAAGCCATCCTCGCATTCTACGGCGGCCACGACTCACACTACGATATCGCCGCGGAGATGCTCGAAGAGCGCGACTGGACGGCCGCCGTGCCGATGAGTCCCGACCAGATCGATGCGGACGGCCGAATGGGCCTCGAGGAGTTACAGGACCTCCAGGACCGGGGTTGGGACATCTGCTCGCATCCCCAAATTTCGACCCCGCTGCCCGAAATGCCCGAGGATCGCCAGCGGGACGTTCTCGAGACGAATCGCGACTTGCTCGAGGACAACGGCTTCGAAGACGGCGCGAGACACCTGTTCGTGCCTGACGACCGAATGGACGAGACGACCGTCGAGGTTGCCAGAGACGTACACGACTCGGCCTTTCTCTTTGGCTCCTGTCCGAGCGGCGTCCCGCCGACGGGCATGCACACGATTCCGCTCATCTGGGGACCAGCGCTTCACAACGGCGTTCGCCGACACATCAACCTCGCCGATCAGTACAACCAGCTGACCGTCATGGAGGTTCCGCGAATCGTGGACGAGGAAGACGTCGACGTCGACGAGAATCGGATGTCCCTCGACGACTTCGAGCACCTGCTCAATCACATCGAACACCGCGGACTCGACGTCATCACGCCCTCGGATCTCGTCGACGGAACGTACGAGAGCGACGAGGCGGACGAAGACCACGACGACGGCCGGCCAGAGGGAACCATTCTCGAGGAGGGCCAGGCCTACGAGTTCGACGACACCGGCTCGGCGACCGAATCGGGTGTCGACCTCGAGGAGGGTATCGCGTCCGCGAGCTTCACGCACGACGGTGACGACGAGTTCGTCGTGGAACTCGTGGCGAGTGGCGCGGGAAGCGACGTGACGCTGGTGACCACCGACGGAAACACAGCCGGCGAGTCCATCGCGGCGATCGAGGAGGGCTCCTACGACCTCGAGGTCGAGGCCGACGGCGAGTGGACCATCGACCTCTCCCAACCGGAAGTTCACGCGGACGACCTCGACGAACTCGGCGTCGAAGCGAGCGGAACCGGCTCGTCGTTCGTCGGTCCGATCTGGGCCGAAGACGACGTCCGACTCGAGGTGGCACACGACGGCGACGGCGAGTTCCTCGTCGACGGCTACAACGCGGACGGCGGTAGCGAATCGATCGTGAGCGACACGGGATCCTTCGACAGTTCGCGATCGTTCAGTGCGGGCGGAACCGTCTGGATCAACGTCGAAGCCGACGGCGACTGGTCGCTCGAGGCGACCGACGCCTGA
- a CDS encoding class I SAM-dependent methyltransferase, which yields MEVPCVRVPREEGEATRRQLAEADLIDDEYEISVAEGDLYVPVVDPEAVSDDLEVVSRPVSERETQTTPADLLGFEPSYERLGTAALLDEDDGERARAIADAVVESDLPLETVVNKASKVKGETRVRDWDLLAGEDTTVVHREYGCEFALDLSDVYFSPRLATERHRVAEQVGEIQRASDSENVETHERAVDMFAGVGPFVIPFAKRGAECVGVDINETAIEYLRENARRNGVEDRVTAICEDVREVAAEYENWADRLVMNLPHSADDFLESAITLASDDCVIHYYDIQHEDDPFGPGERAIREAAEPKYEVSVETERVVRSYAPHELNVCLDVRLER from the coding sequence ATGGAAGTGCCGTGCGTCCGTGTCCCGCGCGAGGAAGGCGAAGCGACGCGTCGCCAACTGGCGGAGGCGGACCTGATCGACGACGAGTACGAGATCTCGGTCGCGGAGGGTGACCTCTACGTTCCGGTCGTCGATCCCGAAGCCGTTTCCGACGACCTCGAGGTCGTCTCCCGGCCTGTCTCCGAACGCGAGACGCAGACGACGCCCGCTGATCTGCTGGGATTCGAACCATCGTACGAACGACTCGGAACCGCAGCCTTGCTCGACGAGGACGACGGCGAGCGCGCTCGAGCGATCGCAGACGCCGTCGTCGAGTCGGATCTCCCCCTCGAGACGGTGGTGAACAAGGCCTCGAAGGTCAAAGGCGAGACGCGAGTGCGCGACTGGGATCTCCTCGCCGGCGAGGATACGACGGTCGTTCACCGCGAGTACGGCTGTGAGTTCGCGCTAGATCTCTCGGACGTCTACTTCTCGCCACGACTCGCGACCGAGCGTCATCGAGTCGCCGAGCAAGTCGGCGAGATTCAACGCGCTTCGGATAGTGAGAACGTGGAGACGCATGAACGGGCCGTCGACATGTTCGCCGGCGTCGGGCCGTTCGTGATTCCCTTCGCCAAACGCGGCGCGGAGTGCGTCGGCGTCGATATCAACGAGACCGCGATCGAGTACCTGCGCGAGAACGCGCGCCGGAACGGCGTCGAGGATCGCGTGACGGCGATCTGTGAGGACGTGCGCGAGGTCGCAGCCGAGTACGAGAACTGGGCCGACCGCCTCGTCATGAACCTCCCCCACAGCGCGGACGACTTTCTCGAGTCCGCCATTACCCTCGCGAGCGACGACTGCGTCATCCACTACTACGATATTCAGCACGAAGACGACCCGTTCGGGCCGGGCGAGCGAGCGATCCGCGAGGCAGCCGAACCCAAGTACGAGGTCAGCGTCGAGACGGAGCGCGTCGTTCGCTCCTACGCGCCACACGAACTCAACGTCTGTCTCGACGTCCGACTCGAGCGATAA
- a CDS encoding MOSC domain-containing protein: MHATGTVERIFTAPEAEAEMCERREVDAVEASGLRGDRYFSEIETGTFVSWDADEQRPDGYDLTLIEQEALEAIEREADIDLEPGDHRRNIETSGTPLNHLVGERFRVGDVVCVGDRLCEPCGFLERHTENGVEAALTHRGGLRADVLEGGTIRAGAEISLLE; the protein is encoded by the coding sequence ATGCACGCAACAGGGACGGTCGAACGGATTTTCACCGCTCCGGAGGCTGAAGCCGAGATGTGCGAGCGCCGCGAGGTCGACGCCGTCGAAGCAAGTGGCTTGCGGGGGGATCGATACTTCAGCGAGATCGAGACGGGAACGTTCGTCAGTTGGGACGCTGACGAGCAACGACCGGACGGCTACGACCTCACGCTGATCGAACAGGAAGCCCTCGAGGCGATCGAACGAGAAGCGGACATCGACCTCGAACCCGGCGACCACCGACGCAACATCGAGACCAGCGGAACGCCGCTCAACCACCTCGTCGGCGAACGATTTCGGGTCGGAGACGTCGTCTGCGTGGGTGACCGACTCTGTGAACCGTGTGGCTTCCTCGAGCGTCACACCGAAAATGGGGTGGAAGCCGCCCTAACCCACCGCGGTGGGCTTCGGGCCGACGTTCTCGAGGGTGGGACCATCAGGGCTGGCGCGGAAATTTCTTTGCTCGAGTGA
- a CDS encoding Rieske (2Fe-2S) protein yields MEQLTTVDTVHEEGSWLFTVSDRFGDEEEVILVPCEDGVEAWVNRCTHESQRFDTGRGAPIRNGQIVCPRHGSMFDSCSGHCDNGEAADTTLPAVDITVHTDGTIFLTDDDVTFAHEGGINDDDGPDSTSHISL; encoded by the coding sequence ATGGAGCAACTCACGACCGTCGACACGGTCCACGAGGAGGGCTCGTGGCTGTTCACGGTGAGCGACCGGTTCGGCGACGAAGAAGAGGTGATTCTCGTTCCCTGTGAAGATGGGGTCGAGGCCTGGGTCAACCGCTGTACGCACGAATCCCAACGATTCGATACCGGCCGTGGCGCACCGATTCGTAACGGGCAGATCGTTTGTCCCCGCCACGGGTCGATGTTCGACTCCTGTTCGGGTCACTGTGACAACGGCGAAGCGGCCGACACGACGCTCCCTGCGGTCGATATTACGGTCCACACCGACGGGACGATCTTTCTCACTGACGACGACGTGACGTTCGCACACGAGGGCGGGATCAACGATGACGACGGCCCGGACTCGACGTCGCACATTTCACTGTGA
- a CDS encoding energy-coupling factor transporter transmembrane component T family protein, protein MLTYDPDDTFAHRLDPRSKLAVQIGFAATALAHTSLRALLALSVVTAIILLVARVPVLEALSAYRFALVFLVLAPLIAGLTLGSPWFDLADANDSARASYRVLLILLVSAAYIRSTPVRASRAAIQRTIPGKPGQILGIGVSLVFRFLPVIRGDLRTIRDAMAARLGGQRRVVDRASTLGILGLTWAFDRADRLALAMQARCFAWNPTLPPLSFSRTDYVALAVAVGFGLSAVI, encoded by the coding sequence ATGCTCACCTACGACCCCGACGACACGTTCGCCCACCGACTCGATCCGCGGTCCAAACTGGCCGTCCAGATCGGATTCGCAGCGACCGCGCTGGCTCACACCAGCCTGCGCGCACTGCTCGCGCTGAGTGTCGTGACGGCGATTATTCTGCTCGTCGCTCGCGTCCCCGTCCTCGAGGCGCTCTCCGCCTATCGGTTCGCGCTGGTCTTTCTGGTACTCGCGCCGCTAATCGCTGGCCTCACCCTCGGCTCGCCGTGGTTCGATCTCGCAGACGCCAACGACTCGGCTCGAGCGAGCTACCGGGTGCTCCTCATCTTGCTCGTCAGTGCCGCCTACATCCGTTCGACGCCGGTCCGAGCCTCTCGAGCGGCAATTCAACGCACGATTCCCGGAAAACCGGGCCAGATACTCGGAATCGGCGTCTCGCTCGTCTTTCGATTCCTGCCGGTCATCCGAGGCGACCTCCGAACGATCCGCGACGCCATGGCGGCCCGACTGGGCGGACAACGACGCGTCGTCGACCGCGCCAGCACGCTCGGAATTCTCGGGCTCACGTGGGCGTTCGACCGCGCGGACAGGCTCGCACTCGCCATGCAGGCACGCTGTTTCGCCTGGAATCCGACGCTGCCGCCGCTCTCGTTTTCCCGAACGGACTACGTCGCCCTCGCGGTCGCCGTCGGATTCGGACTGTCCGCGGTCATCTGA
- a CDS encoding energy-coupling factor ABC transporter ATP-binding protein, with the protein MIEFDSVSHAFDDVTVLSDVSLSIDDGTFVVLAGANGSGKTTLLRHCNGLLSPESGTVLVDGTPVEDDLIGARSSVGMVFQHPRDQFVAATVGADVAFGPENLGLSREEIDRRVEGALEAVNLGGREDERIEHLSGGEQSRVAIAGALAMNPTHLVLDEPFTGLDAPARRSVLARLESLVDDGTGVLLATHDLRDVRELADRIVAMRDGRVVVDGHPDAALADLAALEVRVPDR; encoded by the coding sequence ATGATCGAATTCGACTCCGTCTCCCACGCCTTCGACGACGTCACCGTCCTCTCTGACGTCTCGCTATCGATCGACGACGGGACGTTCGTCGTCCTCGCGGGAGCCAACGGCAGCGGCAAGACGACGCTCTTGCGTCACTGCAACGGCCTCCTGTCCCCGGAGTCGGGCACCGTGCTCGTCGACGGAACGCCCGTCGAAGACGACCTGATCGGTGCCCGCTCGAGCGTCGGCATGGTCTTTCAACACCCGCGGGATCAGTTCGTCGCCGCGACGGTCGGTGCCGACGTCGCCTTCGGCCCCGAAAATCTCGGCCTCTCGCGCGAGGAGATCGATCGCCGGGTCGAGGGTGCACTCGAGGCGGTCAACCTCGGCGGTCGCGAAGACGAACGGATCGAGCACCTCTCGGGCGGCGAGCAATCACGCGTCGCCATCGCGGGCGCACTCGCGATGAATCCGACTCACCTCGTCCTCGACGAACCGTTTACTGGCCTCGACGCACCCGCCCGCCGATCCGTGCTCGCTCGCCTCGAGTCGCTCGTCGACGACGGGACGGGCGTCCTGCTCGCGACCCACGACCTGCGGGACGTGCGCGAACTCGCCGACCGAATCGTCGCCATGCGCGACGGCCGGGTTGTCGTGGACGGCCACCCCGACGCTGCACTCGCGGACCTCGCCGCACTCGAGGTGCGCGTTCCCGATCGGTAA
- a CDS encoding FAD-dependent oxidoreductase — MTETLVVVGGDAAGMSAASKAKRDDPDLEVVVFEKGEWVSYGACGLPYYVKGEIQSLESLVSVTPEEFREQRDIDLRTGHEVISVDPDERTVTAKSESETVVQSYDHLLLATGAEPVMPDIEGTEREGVYTLGSMSDGKELREYVARARDGETFSQPDRGPACQYLEDCTGPIGIVGGGYIGLEMAEALAEHEFEVHLFQRGERVLTQFSEQTSETVATHLREQDVVVHLESDVRELAGGNGGGGGDGNGGGDGEDGTGEVDSVVTDDESVSVDMVLVGTGVTPRTALAEAAGIECGETGAIATDAYCETNVGDVYAAGDCAEATHTVTGEPAYVPLALTANRHGRAVGQTVTGTPTEGGSIAGTAAVKTFDIEAARTGILDHDDARAAGFDPVTETVDAKSRAGYYPEGGTVTVTLCADRDSGRVLGASLVSEYGEGAVHRSHAIVGALEEGATVFDLENYDLAYAPPFNTTWDPVLVAAKVLSGTIRDA; from the coding sequence ATGACGGAAACGCTCGTCGTCGTCGGAGGCGACGCAGCAGGCATGTCCGCCGCAAGTAAGGCCAAACGAGACGACCCTGATCTCGAGGTCGTCGTCTTCGAAAAGGGTGAGTGGGTCTCCTACGGCGCGTGCGGGTTGCCCTACTACGTCAAAGGGGAAATTCAATCGCTCGAGTCGCTCGTCTCGGTGACGCCCGAGGAGTTCAGAGAGCAACGCGATATCGACCTTCGGACGGGCCACGAGGTCATCTCGGTCGATCCGGACGAGCGAACGGTTACGGCCAAATCGGAGTCGGAGACGGTCGTTCAGTCGTACGATCACCTGTTGCTGGCGACCGGTGCGGAGCCAGTGATGCCGGATATCGAGGGCACAGAACGAGAGGGCGTCTACACGCTCGGGTCGATGAGCGACGGCAAGGAACTGCGCGAGTACGTCGCCCGCGCCCGCGACGGCGAGACGTTCTCGCAACCAGATCGCGGCCCAGCCTGTCAGTATCTCGAGGACTGTACCGGCCCCATCGGGATCGTCGGCGGTGGGTACATCGGCCTCGAGATGGCCGAGGCGTTGGCCGAACACGAGTTCGAGGTTCACCTCTTTCAGCGCGGCGAGCGCGTGCTGACCCAATTTAGCGAGCAGACGAGCGAGACGGTGGCGACGCACCTTCGAGAACAGGACGTCGTGGTTCACCTCGAGAGCGACGTTCGCGAACTGGCTGGCGGTAACGGTGGCGGTGGCGGTGACGGTAACGGTGGAGGCGACGGTGAAGACGGCACGGGGGAGGTCGATTCCGTCGTCACGGACGACGAGTCGGTCTCCGTCGACATGGTTCTGGTCGGGACTGGCGTAACGCCACGGACCGCACTCGCCGAGGCGGCCGGGATCGAGTGCGGCGAGACGGGGGCAATCGCGACGGACGCCTACTGCGAGACGAACGTCGGCGACGTCTATGCGGCAGGCGATTGTGCCGAAGCGACCCACACCGTCACCGGTGAGCCGGCTTACGTTCCCCTGGCGCTCACCGCGAATCGCCACGGCCGGGCGGTTGGCCAGACCGTCACGGGAACGCCAACGGAAGGTGGCTCCATCGCGGGAACGGCCGCCGTCAAGACGTTCGACATCGAGGCGGCTCGGACCGGCATTTTGGACCACGACGATGCGCGAGCAGCCGGATTCGACCCGGTTACGGAGACTGTCGACGCGAAATCTCGCGCGGGTTACTACCCCGAGGGCGGCACCGTCACCGTCACATTGTGTGCGGATCGCGACTCCGGACGCGTCCTCGGCGCGAGTCTCGTCAGCGAGTACGGGGAAGGCGCGGTTCATCGCAGTCACGCCATCGTCGGCGCACTCGAGGAAGGGGCGACCGTCTTCGACCTCGAGAACTACGACCTCGCGTACGCGCCGCCCTTCAATACGACGTGGGATCCGGTGCTCGTCGCCGCGAAGGTGCTCTCGGGAACGATCCGGGACGCCTGA
- the dph5 gene encoding diphthine synthase: MLTFIGLGLYDERSITVEGQEALRNADRAYAEFYTSKLIGTTVADLESNHGVDIEVRDRAGVEQHPEDILEQAETEDVAFLTAGDTMISTTHVDLRLRAHERGIETRVIHGITAQTATSSLTGLQNYRFGKATTLPFPYAHGADGLPASVTDTIDDNREDGLHTVVYLDIKVGYDPTRSQHATRADDKVGDERADEDEYMTADIGAELLAEEYPDLVGVVVARAGSPDPLVEAGTMSDLATREFGDPLHLLVVPGECHLLEADAVVELAGADRSTLDVV, translated from the coding sequence ATGCTCACCTTCATCGGCCTCGGCCTCTACGACGAGCGATCGATCACCGTCGAGGGCCAAGAGGCACTGCGCAACGCCGACCGGGCCTACGCGGAGTTCTACACCAGTAAATTGATCGGGACAACCGTCGCCGACCTCGAGTCCAACCACGGCGTCGATATCGAGGTTCGCGACCGGGCCGGAGTCGAGCAACACCCGGAAGACATCCTCGAGCAGGCCGAAACCGAGGACGTTGCCTTCCTCACTGCTGGCGATACGATGATCTCGACGACCCACGTCGACCTCCGGCTGCGCGCTCACGAACGGGGCATCGAGACGCGGGTTATCCACGGCATCACGGCCCAGACGGCGACGAGTTCGCTCACCGGGTTGCAAAACTACCGCTTCGGCAAGGCGACGACGCTCCCCTTTCCCTACGCCCACGGAGCCGACGGCCTCCCGGCGAGCGTGACCGACACCATCGACGACAACCGCGAGGATGGCCTCCACACCGTGGTCTATCTCGACATCAAGGTGGGATACGACCCAACCAGGAGTCAGCACGCGACGCGTGCTGACGACAAGGTTGGAGACGAGCGAGCGGACGAAGACGAGTACATGACCGCGGATATCGGCGCGGAACTCCTCGCCGAGGAGTACCCGGACCTCGTCGGCGTCGTCGTGGCACGCGCCGGAAGCCCGGACCCGCTCGTCGAAGCGGGGACGATGAGCGACCTCGCGACGCGGGAGTTCGGCGACCCGCTGCACTTACTCGTCGTTCCGGGTGAGTGTCACCTGCTCGAGGCCGACGCGGTCGTCGAACTCGCCGGTGCCGACCGATCGACGCTCGACGTCGTCTGA
- a CDS encoding MEDS domain-containing protein → MGDHVGQESSAKTGRSALTSRGTTGLDHDDYDDHDDLEFACEHDHARSTDHYAFIYDNDDGIDQLTLAASFVRQGLERGERCLYVADDNSRADVLAAMRSNGIDVDDALESGSLSLLTPAEMYSQDGEFDPEAMLEFWEETLAESKADGFTGLRATAEMTWAVGERASDEALVEYEALLNPLYRNEEYTVLCQYNRDEFSDAVVEDVLETHPYIALEDGVSENVHYEPPDADEDETAVDQMLETAAERTKTKSALRSHKRYLRELYEATANDTKSFGETVEQFLELGCKRFGVEIGFFARIHDDEFEILHARGSHEHIQQGSRDALERSYCQAVVDSSDPICTVDAPAEEWNDDLAYETYGLDCYIGTQIDVRGTPYGTLCFASTSPREHSFGEDEVTFLELMGEWITTELEREDRERAQRKLYEIAADTEQTFDEKIQSMFELGCDRFDMEFAGIATVDPNTDRLEVEVTNGGHERIVPGAQLPLSETYCQKTATVEETCAVVDPVERGFADTLTYDRFDIQAYLGTYLELEGEPDRTFWFGSSEPRTSDFTESERTFHHLMGQWVTYELERQRYERNLERTVEQLRRSNDRLKQFAYAASHDLREPLRMISSYLQLLENRYGDELDEDAHEFIGFAVDGADRMRAMVDDLLAFLRVEQAEGSFETVDCNTVVERALNDLQVQINDREARITVDPLPLVEGDPEQLEQLFQNLVSNAIKYSGDGESRVDITATQRSEWWEIAISDNGIGIESEQTDRIFEVFRRLHQNDEYPGTGIGLSLCQKIVDNHGGDIWVESEPGVGSTFFVTLPSNTTD, encoded by the coding sequence ATGGGTGACCACGTCGGGCAAGAAAGCAGTGCTAAGACCGGTCGATCTGCCCTGACGAGCCGAGGAACGACCGGTCTGGATCACGACGATTACGACGATCACGACGATCTCGAGTTCGCCTGTGAGCACGATCACGCCCGCTCGACCGATCACTACGCATTCATCTACGACAACGACGACGGTATCGACCAGTTGACGCTGGCAGCGTCGTTCGTTCGTCAGGGACTCGAGCGAGGCGAACGGTGTCTGTACGTCGCAGACGATAACTCGAGGGCAGATGTCCTCGCGGCGATGCGATCCAATGGCATCGACGTGGACGACGCCCTCGAGTCCGGATCGCTGTCCCTGCTCACGCCGGCCGAGATGTACAGTCAGGATGGCGAGTTCGACCCGGAGGCGATGCTCGAGTTCTGGGAGGAGACGCTCGCGGAATCGAAGGCGGACGGATTTACGGGTCTGCGGGCAACCGCAGAGATGACGTGGGCAGTGGGTGAACGGGCGAGTGACGAGGCGCTGGTCGAGTACGAGGCGTTGCTCAACCCGCTCTATCGGAACGAGGAGTACACCGTGTTGTGCCAGTACAACCGCGACGAGTTTTCGGACGCGGTCGTCGAGGACGTCCTCGAGACACACCCATACATCGCTCTCGAGGACGGCGTTTCTGAGAACGTCCACTACGAGCCACCCGACGCCGACGAAGACGAGACTGCCGTCGATCAGATGCTCGAGACGGCCGCGGAACGGACCAAGACGAAATCAGCGCTCCGATCGCACAAACGGTATCTTCGGGAACTCTACGAGGCGACTGCGAACGACACGAAATCGTTCGGGGAAACCGTCGAACAGTTCCTCGAACTCGGCTGTAAGCGATTCGGCGTCGAGATCGGTTTTTTCGCCCGGATCCACGACGACGAGTTCGAAATTCTTCACGCACGCGGTTCTCACGAGCACATCCAGCAGGGGTCTCGAGACGCGCTCGAGCGTTCCTATTGCCAGGCAGTCGTCGACTCCTCCGATCCGATCTGTACTGTCGACGCGCCTGCCGAGGAGTGGAACGACGACCTGGCGTACGAAACGTACGGACTGGATTGTTACATCGGAACGCAGATAGACGTTCGCGGGACGCCGTACGGCACCCTTTGCTTCGCGTCGACGTCGCCCCGCGAGCACTCGTTTGGCGAGGACGAAGTGACGTTCCTGGAGTTGATGGGCGAGTGGATCACTACCGAACTCGAGCGCGAGGATCGTGAGCGAGCACAGCGAAAACTGTACGAAATCGCGGCTGACACGGAACAGACGTTCGACGAGAAGATACAGTCGATGTTCGAACTCGGCTGTGATCGATTCGACATGGAGTTTGCCGGAATCGCGACCGTCGATCCGAATACGGATCGACTCGAGGTGGAGGTCACGAACGGTGGCCACGAGAGAATCGTCCCGGGGGCGCAGCTCCCACTTTCGGAAACGTACTGTCAGAAGACGGCGACCGTCGAGGAGACGTGTGCGGTCGTCGACCCGGTCGAGCGTGGGTTCGCGGACACGCTGACCTACGACCGATTCGATATCCAAGCGTATCTCGGGACGTACCTCGAACTCGAGGGCGAACCGGACAGAACGTTCTGGTTCGGCTCGAGCGAACCTCGCACTAGTGACTTCACAGAGTCCGAGCGGACGTTTCATCACTTGATGGGTCAGTGGGTGACGTACGAACTCGAACGACAACGGTACGAACGAAACCTCGAGCGAACGGTCGAACAACTCAGACGGTCGAACGATCGATTGAAACAGTTCGCGTACGCGGCCTCACACGACCTTCGAGAGCCGTTGCGGATGATCTCGAGTTACCTGCAGTTGCTCGAGAATCGCTACGGTGACGAACTCGACGAGGACGCCCACGAGTTCATCGGATTCGCGGTCGACGGTGCCGATCGAATGCGGGCGATGGTCGACGATCTGCTCGCGTTTTTGCGGGTCGAGCAGGCGGAGGGTTCGTTCGAGACCGTCGATTGTAACACCGTCGTCGAACGGGCGCTCAACGACCTGCAGGTCCAGATCAACGATCGCGAGGCGAGGATCACCGTCGATCCGTTGCCGCTCGTCGAGGGTGACCCCGAGCAACTCGAGCAACTGTTCCAGAACCTCGTTTCGAACGCGATCAAGTACAGCGGGGACGGCGAATCGAGAGTGGATATCACGGCGACCCAGCGCTCGGAGTGGTGGGAGATCGCGATTAGCGACAACGGAATCGGAATCGAGTCCGAGCAGACCGACCGGATCTTCGAGGTGTTCAGACGACTCCACCAGAACGACGAGTATCCGGGAACCGGAATCGGGCTCTCGTTATGTCAGAAGATCGTCGATAATCATGGCGGGGACATCTGGGTCGAATCAGAGCCCGGAGTCGGGTCGACGTTCTTCGTGACGCTGCCCTCGAACACGACCGATTGA